In the genome of Stegostoma tigrinum isolate sSteTig4 chromosome 29, sSteTig4.hap1, whole genome shotgun sequence, one region contains:
- the LOC125465587 gene encoding alpha-N-acetylgalactosaminide alpha-2,6-sialyltransferase 6 yields the protein MFKVEKYFVATAIFILTTLLIIYSSSNGSSSLDYRGGFIYNVVSRAPLNLKKWVTKDGYLPVVGNKTMGLHCRQCALVTSSSHLLGSELGSQIDQTECTIRMNDAPTTGYEVDVGSKTTLRVVAHSSVYRVIRRPQEFLNKSQGAVCIFWGPPQKMQKNSRGGLYRLIHHVGLAFSNLSAFVIAPKRMQQFDDLFQRETGRDRKKSHSWLSTGWFTMVIAIELCDNVQVYGMAPPHHCRESQPKRMPYHYYEPKGPDECRTFIGNERAKKGNHHRFITEKDVFAEWAKLYNISFLQPSW from the exons ATGTTTAAG gTTGAAAAATATTTCGTTGCTACAGCAATCTTCATACTGACAACCCTGCTGATCATCTACAGTTCTAGCAATGGCAGTAGCTCATTGGATTACAGAGGAGGCTTCATTTACAATGTTGTGAGTCGGGCGCCGCTAAATTTAAAGAAGTGGGTCACAAAAGATGGTTACTTGCCAGTTGTTGGGAACAAG ACCATGGGCCTTCACTGCAGGCAGTGTGCACTCGTCACGAGCTCCAGCCACTTACTGGGCAGTGAGTTGGGCTCACAAATCGACCAGACCGAGTGCACCATCCGCATGAACGACGCACCGACGACTGGCTACGAGGTTGACGTCGGGAGTAAGACGACGCTGCGGGTTGTCGCCCATTCCAGCGTGTACCGTGTGATAAGGAGACCCCAGGAATTCCTGAACAAAAGCCAGGGGGCCGTCTGTATTTTCTGGGGTCCCccgcagaagatgcagaagaacAGCAGGGGGGGCCTGTACCGATTGATTCACCATGTGGGCTTGGCGTTCTCCAACCTGTCTGCGTTTGTTATCGCTCCTAAAAGGATGCAACAGTTTGATGACTTATTTCAGAGGGAAACTGGGAGAGACAG GAAGAAATCCCATTCCTGGTTGAGTACGGGCTGGTTCACTATGGTGATAGCCATAGAACTCTGTGACAACGTCCAAGTGTATGGGATGGCACCACCTCATCACTGCAG GGAATCTCAGCCCAAGCGGATGCCTTATCACTATTATGAGCCGAAAGGACCAGATGAATGTAGGACCTTCATCGGGAATGAACGAGCCAAGAAGGGGAACCACCATCGTTTCATCACCGAGAAGGATGTGTTTGCCGAATGGGCAAAGCTTTACAACATTTCCTTCCTGCAGCCCAGCTGGTGA